One window of the Zea mays cultivar B73 chromosome 3, Zm-B73-REFERENCE-NAM-5.0, whole genome shotgun sequence genome contains the following:
- the LOC100191433 gene encoding rop guanine nucleotide exchange factor 9 isoform X1 yields MVGGFLRRGHSLDRLLSRRRRAVSPSPSFSSSSSTPSSPRGSSVRSGMMAEDDDDAPTTVAAPPLQRRVLSRSHGSRATPGRSQDLPPVPSRTVRDSGPPSDLDLMKDKFAKLLLGEDMSGTGKGVSSALALSNAITNLAASIFGEQRRLEPMSAERRARWNKEIDWLLSVADHIVEFSPSQQVSEDGTNIEVMGTQQRGDLLVNIPALRKLDAMLLEYLDSFGEAQEFWYVAKDADGGEDDDDSTCDKWWIPTVRVPAEGLSDASRKWLQHQKDLVGQVLKAAMAINADVIAEMEIPEEYIESLPKNGRSILGDSMYKIITDDVFDPNELLQSVDLSTEHKIVDLKDRIEASVVIWHRKISNKLSWGPAGVSLEKREEFEERAQTALLILKHRFPGIPQSALDISKIQYNTDVGYAILESYSRTLESLAFAVLSRIEDVLHADAVACDPKRTKSRRRPSLECDAAAEAEAEAEAETAHHSGSVHWQDHQDAEDDGGEKHPDGNGRKLKKLHRVATKKFLHTQKIDGVAGGLKSFAHRTTGCGSCPRDDDMRSSCPRLI; encoded by the exons ATGGTCGGTGGGTTCCTGCGGCGCGGCCACAGCCTCGACAGGCTCCTGTCGAGGAGGCGCCGGGCCGTTTCGCCCAGCCCCTCgttctcgtcctcctcctccacgCCGTCGTCTCCGCGTGGCAGCAGCGTCAGGAGCGGCATGATGgcagaggacgacgacgacgcgcCCACCACCGTGGCGGCGCCACCGCTGCAGAGACGGGTGCTGTCCAGGAGCCACGGCTCGCGGGCCACTCCCGGCCGGTCCCAGGACCTGCCGCCGGTGCCATcgaggaccgtccgcgacagtggGCCGCCTTCAG ATTTAGATTTGATGAAGGATAAGTTCGCCAAGCTGCTGCTCGGGGAGGACATGTCCGGCACGGGCAAAGGGGTGTCCTCCGCTCTCGCTCTCTCCAACGCCATCACAAATCTCGCGGCCTCCATATTCGGGGAGCAGCGCCGCCTCGAGCCCATGTCCGCGGAGCGGAGGGCGCGGTGGAACAAGGAGATCGACTGGCTCTTGTCGGTCGCCGACCACATCGTCGAATTCTCTCCCTCGCAGCAGGTGTCCGAGGACGGAACTAACATCGAG GTGATGGGCACTCAGCAGCGCGGGGATCTCCTCGTCAACATCCCCGCCTTGCGAAAACTCGACGCGATGCTCCTA GAGTATCTGGACAGTTTCGGCGAGGCCCAGGAGTTCTGGTACGTGGCGAAGGACGCGGACGggggcgaggacgacgacgacagcACGTGCGACAAATGGTGGATCCCGACGGTGAGGGTCCCCGCCGAGGGCCTGTCGGACGCGTCCAGGAAGTGGCTCCAGCACCAGAAGGACCTCGTGGGGCAAGTTCTCAAGGCGGCCATGGCCATCAACGCCGACGTCATCGCGGAGATGGAGATCCCCGAGGAGTATATCGAGTCCCTGCCGAAG AACGGAAGGTCCATTCTTGGAGACTCCATGTACAAGATCATAACCGACGACGTCTTCGACCCCAACGAGCTCCTGCAGTCCGTGGACCTGTCGACGGAGCACAAGATCGTGGACCTCAAGGACCGGATCGAGGCCTCCGTCGTCATCTGGCACCGGAAGATCAGCAACAAGCTCTCGTGGGGCCCCGCCGGCGTCAGCCTGGAGAAGCGGGAGGAGTTCGAGGAGCGGGCGCAGACCGCCCTGCTCATCCTCAAGCACAGGTTCCCCGGCATCCCTCAGTCGGCGCTCGACATCAGCAAGATCCAGTACAACACG GACGTCGGGTACGCCATCCTGGAGAGCTACTCCAGGACCCTCGAGAGCCTAGCCTTCGCGGTTCTGTCTCGGATCGAGGACGTCCTCCACGCCGACGCCGTCGCCTGCGACCCCAAGCGCACCAAGTCCAGGAGGCGGCCTAGCCTAGAGTGTGACGCcgccgccgaagccgaagccgaagccgaagccgagACGGCGCACCACAGCGGTTCCGTGCACTGGCAGGACCATCAGGATGCCGAGGACGACGGCGGCGAGAAGCATCCGGACGGCAACGGTAGGAAGCTGAAGAAGCTCCACAGGGTGGCGACCAAGAAGTTTCTCCACACGCAGAAGATCGACGGTGTGGCCGGCGGGCTCAAGAGCTTCGCACACAG GACCACGGGGTGCGGGTCTTGCCCGAGGGATGATGACATGCGTTCTTCCTGTCCACGTCTGATCTGA
- the LOC100191433 gene encoding Rop guanine nucleotide exchange factor 9 (The RefSeq protein has 1 substitution compared to this genomic sequence), translated as MVGGFLRRGHSLDRLLSRRRRAVSPSPSFSSSSSTPSSPRGSSVRSGMMAEDDDDAPTTVAAPPLQRRVLSRSHGSRATPGRSQDLPPVPSRTVRDSGPPSDLDLMKDKFAKLLLGEDMSGTGKGVSSALALSNAITNLAASIFGEQRRLEPMSAERRARWNKKIDWLLSVADHIVEFSPSQQVSEDGTNIEVMGTQQRGDLLVNIPALRKLDAMLLEYLDSFGEAQEFWYVAKDADGGEDDDDSTCDKWWIPTVRVPAEGLSDASRKWLQHQKDLVGQVLKAAMAINADVIAEMEIPEEYIESLPKNGRSILGDSMYKIITDDVFDPNELLQSVDLSTEHKIVDLKDRIEASVVIWHRKISNKLSWGPAGVSLEKREEFEERAQTALLILKHRFPGIPQSALDISKIQYNTDVGYAILESYSRTLESLAFAVLSRIEDVLHADAVACDPKRTKSRRRPSLECDAAAEAEAEAEAETAHHSGSVHWQDHQDAEDDGGEKHPDGNGRKLKKLHRVATKKFLHTQKIDGVAGGLKSFAHR; from the exons ATGGTCGGTGGGTTCCTGCGGCGCGGCCACAGCCTCGACAGGCTCCTGTCGAGGAGGCGCCGGGCCGTTTCGCCCAGCCCCTCgttctcgtcctcctcctccacgCCGTCGTCTCCGCGTGGCAGCAGCGTCAGGAGCGGCATGATGgcagaggacgacgacgacgcgcCCACCACCGTGGCGGCGCCACCGCTGCAGAGACGGGTGCTGTCCAGGAGCCACGGCTCGCGGGCCACTCCCGGCCGGTCCCAGGACCTGCCGCCGGTGCCATcgaggaccgtccgcgacagtggGCCGCCTTCAG ATTTAGATTTGATGAAGGATAAGTTCGCCAAGCTGCTGCTCGGGGAGGACATGTCCGGCACGGGCAAAGGGGTGTCCTCCGCTCTCGCTCTCTCCAACGCCATCACAAATCTCGCGGCCTCCATATTCGGGGAGCAGCGCCGCCTCGAGCCCATGTCCGCGGAGCGGAGGGCGCGGTGGAACAAGGAGATCGACTGGCTCTTGTCGGTCGCCGACCACATCGTCGAATTCTCTCCCTCGCAGCAGGTGTCCGAGGACGGAACTAACATCGAG GTGATGGGCACTCAGCAGCGCGGGGATCTCCTCGTCAACATCCCCGCCTTGCGAAAACTCGACGCGATGCTCCTA GAGTATCTGGACAGTTTCGGCGAGGCCCAGGAGTTCTGGTACGTGGCGAAGGACGCGGACGggggcgaggacgacgacgacagcACGTGCGACAAATGGTGGATCCCGACGGTGAGGGTCCCCGCCGAGGGCCTGTCGGACGCGTCCAGGAAGTGGCTCCAGCACCAGAAGGACCTCGTGGGGCAAGTTCTCAAGGCGGCCATGGCCATCAACGCCGACGTCATCGCGGAGATGGAGATCCCCGAGGAGTATATCGAGTCCCTGCCGAAG AACGGAAGGTCCATTCTTGGAGACTCCATGTACAAGATCATAACCGACGACGTCTTCGACCCCAACGAGCTCCTGCAGTCCGTGGACCTGTCGACGGAGCACAAGATCGTGGACCTCAAGGACCGGATCGAGGCCTCCGTCGTCATCTGGCACCGGAAGATCAGCAACAAGCTCTCGTGGGGCCCCGCCGGCGTCAGCCTGGAGAAGCGGGAGGAGTTCGAGGAGCGGGCGCAGACCGCCCTGCTCATCCTCAAGCACAGGTTCCCCGGCATCCCTCAGTCGGCGCTCGACATCAGCAAGATCCAGTACAACACG GACGTCGGGTACGCCATCCTGGAGAGCTACTCCAGGACCCTCGAGAGCCTAGCCTTCGCGGTTCTGTCTCGGATCGAGGACGTCCTCCACGCCGACGCCGTCGCCTGCGACCCCAAGCGCACCAAGTCCAGGAGGCGGCCTAGCCTAGAGTGTGACGCcgccgccgaagccgaagccgaagccgaagccgagACGGCGCACCACAGCGGTTCCGTGCACTGGCAGGACCATCAGGATGCCGAGGACGACGGCGGCGAGAAGCATCCGGACGGCAACGGTAGGAAGCTGAAGAAGCTCCACAGGGTGGCGACCAAGAAGTTTCTCCACACGCAGAAGATCGACGGTGTGGCCGGCGGGCTCAAGAGCTTCGCACACAGGTAG